The sequence CGGCGGGTGTGTCGCCCGGTGAACCGGGTGCCCTCGACTCCCTGCCTGCACGGTGTGGCTCTCTGAACCGCGTTCGCCGATTCTTGCATGGGAGCGCTTCCATGGCAATGGCTCGATGCGTTGCCGGAGCCGTTTCGGACGATACCCCCGAGCCCGCCCGACCGGCACGCGCCGCCCGGACCCGCCGCTACCGGATGAGCGAGGCAGGCCGGGAACTGTGGGCGCGGAACACCGTGCCGTACCCCAGAAGGTCCCGGGCCGCCCGAGATGACGCTCGGCGCGGCGAAAGCCGCGTAGCACCCCTTCACCTCTTACCTGGACCAAAGGTCAAAACGCGAATCTTTCACTTCATAAGTCATGAAACCGTCTAACGTCGGTCTTAGCTCGGTTGTCGCCGGGCTCAGGACAACAGGGATGGAGTGACGCAGGTCATGGCTAAGAAGATGCTCGGGAAGGTCGTTGCGGGCGCCGCGCTCGGCGGCGCGTCGCTCCTGGTGTTCGCACCGGGGATCGCGTTCGCCGACGGTCACGACGAAGGCAAGGTCTACGCCAAGCCGCACGTCGTGAAGGCTGGCGACGAGGTCAAGCTCCTCGAGATCTGCCCGGATCGGCAGGAGCACGCGTACGTGTGGTCCAAGGTCACCGGCAAGGTCAAGCTCAAGCCGGCACATGAGGACCGGGGTGAGGACCGCGAGTGGCGCGAGGAGGAGAACTCCTCCGACCACGACAAGGGCAAGGACGAGAACGGCAAGGACCACGAGGGCAAGGACGAGAACGGCAAGGACGAGCACGGCAAGGACGACAAGGGCAAGGACCACGAAGGCAAGGACGAGAACGGCAAGGACGAGCACGGCAAGGACGACAACGGCAAGGACGAGAACGGCAAGGACGAGAACGGCAAGGGCGGCCAGGGTGGCGGCGCTGCCGCTGACGCCTACGGCGACGAGGACAGCAAGGACTGGAAGGGTGAGGAGCACGGCCAGGACGCCGAAGAAGGCCGTGACAAGAAGGACTGGGAGTCCAAGGACGAGCACGGCTCGGACAACGGCTCGGACAAGGGCTGGGAGTCCAAGGACGAGCACGGCTCCGAGTACGGCTCGGACAACGGCTCCGACAAGGGCTGGGAGTCCAAGGACGAGCACGGCTCCGAGTACGGCTCGGACAACGGCTCCGACAAGGGCTGGGAGTCCAAGGACGAGCACGGCTCCGAGTACGGCTCGGACAACGGCTCCGACAAGGGCTGGGAGTCCAAGGACGAGCACGGCTCCGAGTACGGCTCGGACAACGGCTCCGACAAGGGCTGGGAGTCCAAGGACGAGCACGGCTCCGAGTACGGCTCGGACAACGGCTCCGACAAGGGCTGGGAGTCCAAGGACGAGCACGGCTCCGAGTACGGCTCGGACGAGCGTGGCGGTTACGGCAAGGACGAGCGCGGCTCGGACGAGCGTGGCCGGGACGAGGAGCGCGAGTTCGTCTACTACGGCGAGGCCAAGGTCGACAAGGACGCCAAGCCGGGTCGCTACGAGCTCAAGGGCTCCTGCGGCGAGGGCGAGCTGGTCGTGCTGCCGCACGGCGGTGTCGACGGTGGTGACGGCGGCGTCAGCACCGGCACCGACCGGGGTCTGGCCACCGGCGGGGCGGGCCTGCTCGGCGCTGCCGCGCTCGGCGGGATCGTGCTGATGCGTCGTCGGCGGACCGATGGTTCGCTCGTCTGACGTGACGACGACACCGGCCGGCGGCCGCCACGGGAAACCGTGGCGTGCCGCCGGCACGGCCGTCGTCGTCACCCTGGCCATGATCGGCGCCGGCATGATCGGCGCCTCCCTGAAGACCACGCCTACTCCCCGGCCGCCGCAGCCGCTGGCCCAGGCCGGCCCCGAGGTCACCCCGCCGGCGGGCACCGCCGACGATGCTCCAGCGGTCGACGGGCAGCCGGCCGGTCAGGCGGCGGCCGGCTTGGCCCGTTCGGCACCGACCAGCATCGAGATCCCCCGGATCGGTGTCGACGCGACGATCATGTCGTTGGGCACCAACCCGGACGGCACCGTCCAGGTCCCTCCGCTGGACAAGGCCGACCAGGCCGGTTGGTACGAGCCCGGTGCGAGCCCGGGCGAGACGGGTAACGCGGTCATCGTCGGGCACGTGGACTCGGCGGTGCTCGGCCCGGCCGTCTTCTTCGACCTCGGCGCTCTCACCCCCGGCGACACCGTCACCGTGCGCCGCGCCGACGGAGTGCCGGCCACCTTCACTGTCGACTCGGTGAAGTCGTACCCGAAGACTGCCTTCCCCACCGAGTTGGTCTACGGACCGAGCGACCGACCCAGCCTGCGGGTGGTCACCTGCGGCGGTCAGTTCGACGAGGCCGCGAAGAGCTACCCGGACAACATCGTCGTCTTCGCCACCCTGGCGGCCTGATCGGCGACTAACGAAACGGTCCGGCCGGTCGGGGTCACCCCCGACCGGCCGGACCGCGTCCGGCGTATACCTGAATCAGGCGGCTGCCGAGGTCCGCACCAGGGTGCGGATCTGACGCAGCAGCACCGACAGTGCGGCGAGATCCGCCCGCGACTCGTCGAACTCCCCCATCGCCCGTCGGGCGCGGTGGATGGAGGTGGCGTTCGACTGCTCCCACTGCTGCACCCGCTCGTGCGGCGGCAGGTCGCCCGGGGTGGAGTCGAGTACCTCCGCGGTGAGCGCGGCCAGCGCGGCGTACAGGTCGTACCGCAGCGCCATCCGGGCCAGCGTCTGCCAGCGGTCCTCCCGCGGCAGCAGGGAGATCTTCGACAGCAGCGAGTCCACCCGGAACAGGTCGGACAGCACGAAGTAGACCGAGGCCACCTCGCTGACGTCCCGCCCGCTGGCGTTCGCCGTCTCCACCACGTCCATCAGGCCGAAGCTGTACATCAGCCGGGTCGCCCGCTCCGCCAGCTCGCGGGGCAGCCCACGCTCGGTCATCGAGTCCATGTGCGCGGCGATGCCCTGGCGCTCGTTGCCGTAGAACAGCTCCTCAAGACCCGGCAGCAGTCGGGTGACCCCGTCACGCAGCCGGGCGATCTCGGCCGGCACGTCGATCGGCGAGCGCCGGTTGGAGACCAGCCACCGCACCGCCCGGTCGAGCAGCCGGCGGGTGTCCAGGTAGACGCTGGTCTGCAGCTCCGGCGCCACCTTGTTGTCCAACGCCTCGATCGCGTCCCACAGGTCGCGCAGGCCGAACACCTCGCTGACCACCACGTATGCCCGGATCACGTCGGCCGCGCTGGCCGCCGTCTCCTCGACCACCCGGAAGATGAACGAGATGCCACCCCGGTTGATCGCCTCGTTGACCAGCACTGTGGTGACGATGTCCCGGCGCAGGCGGTGCCGGCCCATCCGGTCGGCGAACCGCTCGCGCATCGGCGTCGGGAAGTAGTTGACCAGTACGTCGGTCGTCCACTCCTCGTCTGCCAACCCCTCGGTGAGGATCTCCCGCTCCAGGACGATCTTCACGTACGCGAGCAGCACCGCGAACTCCGGCGCGGTCAGGCCGGACTCGCTGCGGACCGCCAGTTCCTCGTCCGGCGGCAGCGCCTCCAACGCCCGGTCCAACCCGCCCGACCGCTCCAGCTCGTTGATCATCCGGCGGTGAACCGGGAGCAGCGATGCGGCCTGGGCCTGGGCGTTGTTGATCGCCCGAGCCTGGTCGTAGTTGTCCCGCAGCACCAGCTCCGCGACCTCGTCGGTCATCCCGGCCAGCAGCTCGTCGCGGTCGGCCATGGTCAGCTCACCGTCGGCCACCGCCGTGTTGAGCAGGATCTTGATGTTCACCTCGTGGTCGGAGGTGTCCACCCCGGCCGCGTTGTCGATGAAGTCCGTGTAGATCCGGCCACCGGTCAACGCGTACTCGATCCGGCCGAGCTGGGTCCAACCCAGGTTGCCACCCTCGCCCGCCACCCGGCAGCGCAGGCTGCGCCCGTCGACCCGGATCGCGTCGTTGGACTTGTCGCCCACCTCGGCGTTGGTCTGGGTGGAGGCCTTGACGTAGGTGCCGATGCCGCCGTTCCAGAACAGGTCCACCGGGGCGGTGACGATCGCCTTCATCAGGTCCTGCGGCGACAGTTGCGTGACGTCGTCGTCCAGGCCGATCGCCGCCCGGACCTGCGGGGTGATCGGAATGGACTTCGCGGTACGCGGGAAGATGCCGCCACCTGCCGAGATCAGCTCCGGGTTGTAGTCCTCCCAGGAGGAACGGGGCAGGTCGAACAGCCGTCGACGCTCCGCGTACGAGGTGGCGGCGTCCGGCTCCGGGTCGAGGAAGATGTGCCGGTGATCGAAGGCGGCCACCAGCCGGATGTGCTCGGAGAGCAGCATCCCGTTGCCGAAGACGTCGCCGGACATGTCACCGACGCCGACCACAGTGAAGTCCTGGGTCTGGGTGTCCAGGCCCAACTCCCGGAAGTGGCGCTTGACCGACTCCCAGGCGCCCCGGGCGGTGATGCCCATCTTCTTGTGGTCGTAGCCGGCGGATCCGCCGGACGCGAACGCGTCACCCATCCAGAAGTTGTGCGCCTTGGAGATCTCGTTGGCGATGTCGGAGAACGTCGCAGTGCCCTTGTCGGCCGCCACCACCAGGTACGGGTCGTCGCCGTCGTGCCGGACCACGTCCTCGGGCGGCACGATCTGCCCGCTGACGATGTTGTCGGTGACGTCCAGCATCGCGCCGACGAACTCCTGGTAGCAGGCGACCGCCTCGTCCCGGTCACCCGGCTTCTGCTTCAACACGAAGCCGCCCTTGGCGCCGACCGGCACGATCACGGTGTTCTTCACCATCTGCGCCTTGACCAGGCCCAGCACCTCGGTACGGAAGTCCTCCCGACGGTCGGACCAGCGCAACCCGCCCCGGGCCACCGGCCCGAACCGCAGGTGCACACCCTCGAACCGGGGCGAGTAGACGAAGATCTCGAACTTCGGTCGCGGCGCCGGCAGGTCCGGAATGGCCTGCGGGTCGAGCTTGAACGCCACGTACGCCTTCGGTCGCCCGTCGGCGCGCTTCTGGTAGAAGCTGGTCCGCAGGGTGGCCTCGATCAGCGTCAGGTACGAGCGCAGGATCCGATCCTGGTCGAGGCTCGCCACGTCGTCCAGCGCGCCCCGGATCGTCTCCACCAGCTCACCGCTGCGCTGCTGCCGCTGCTCGGTGCTCGACTCGCCCGGCGCGAACCGGGTCTCGAACAGCTCCACCAGCAACGCGGCGAGCTTCGGGTACGCGATGAAGGTCTGCTCCATGTAGTCCTGTGAGAAGACCGTGCCGGCCTGCCGCAGGTACTTCGCGTACGCCCGCAGCACCACCACCTGCCGCCAGGTCAGCCCGCCGCGCAGCACCAGCTCGTTGAACCGGTCCACCTCGGCCTCACCGCGCCAGGCCGCCGCGAAGGCGTTCTCCACGTGCGGGCGCACCTCGGCCAGCTCGTGATGCCCCTCGGGCAGCATGAGGCCGAAGTCGTACAGGTAGACCCGACCGTCGATCCGGTCCACCTCGTACGGGTGCTCGTCGACCACCCGTACGCCGAGCGAGTGCAGCACCGGCAGCACGGCGGAGAGCATCATCGGCTCGCCGTACCGGTAGACCTTGAACCGGACGTCCATCGCCTCGGCCAGGTCCGCACCCGGCACCCGGGTGCCCGGCCGGGGCGCCAACTGCTTGCGGAACAGGTGCATCTCCAGCTGGCCGGGCTCCTCCAGCAGCTCCAGCTTCGCCAGGTCCTTCATCGCCTCGTACGGCGTGTGCCCGTCCTTGTAGCCCTCCGGGAACGCGTCGGCGTACCGGGTGAACAGGTGCTTGGCCTGCTCGTCGCCGAGCTTGCGCTCCAGCACCAACCGGTAGTCGTCGTCCCAGAGCCGGGTGGCGTCGGCCAACTCCTCGGCCAGCAGGTCGGCGTCGATGTCGCCGGGCGGTCGGGTCGGGTCGGTACGGACGATGAAGTGCACCCGAGCCAGCATCGACTCGGTGACCCGGGTGGTGTAGTCCACCCCGACGCCGTTCAGCTCCCGCAGCAGGATGTCCTGCATGCGCAGCCGGTTCTGCGTGGTGAACCGGTCCCGGGGCAGGTAGATCAGGCAGGAGATGAACCGCCCGTACGCGTCCCGACGCAGGAACACCCGCAGCTGCCGGCGACCGGCCATCCGCAGCACACCGACCACCGCGTGGTACAGGTCGTCGGTCTTGATCTGGAACAGCTCGTCGCGCGGGTAGGTCTCCAGGATCTGGATCAGATCCTTGCCCGAGTGGCTGCGCTGGCTCAGGCCGGAGCGGTCCAGCACCTCGGCCACCTTGCGGCGTACCACAGGCAGCTCACGGACGCTGGTCCGGTAGGCGGCCGTCGAGAACAGGCCCAGGAAGCGCCGCTCACCGATCACGTCACCATCGGCGTTGAAGATCTTGAAGCCGATGTAGTCCAGGTACGCCGAGCGGTGCACTGTGGCACGGGAGTTGGCCTTGGTGATGATGAGCAGGCGCTTCTCCAGCACCTTCTCGTGCGCCTCGGGCGTCATCGAGGCCAGCGACCGGGCGTCCGGCGAGTCGGAGCGCAGGATGCCCAGACCGGTGCCGAGCACCGCCTCCAACGCCTTGCCGTCGACCGGGTCGGCGGCGTCGCCGCCGCCGGCGTCCACCAACCGGTACTCGCGGTAACCGAGGAAGGTGAAGTGGTCCTGGGCGAGCCACCGCAGCAGCTCCACCGAGTCGGTGATGTCCTTTTCCGGCACCGGTGGGCGGTTGTCGGAGGTACGGGCCGAGGCCAGCTCGTCGGCGAGCTCGAGGGCACGCTGACGCATCTTCGGCCAGTCCTCCACCGCCTCCCGCACGTCGGTGAGGACCCGCTGCAACTCGCGGCGCAACCGGTCCCGCTCGGCCGCGTCCCGGACCGGGTCGATCTCGATCCGCATCCAGCTCTCGATGATGTCGCCGGCGATCGCGTCGTCCGGCTCCACGTCGGCGGAGACCTCGGTGAGCCGGCCCAGCGGCTCCCGCCGCACCACCACCAGCGGGTGCACCAGCAGGTGCACGTCGAGGTGGTACGAGTTGAGCAGCGCCGTCACCGAGTCGACCAGGAACGGCATGTCGTCAGTGACGATCTCGACGACTGTGTGGTGCTGGTCCGCGTGCGGTTCGTGGATCCGCAGCTTCAACTCGCCCGGCACCCGCTGCTGGGCGAGATCCCGGTGCGCCCGGGCCGCGTCGAGCATCTCCTCCGCCGTGAAGCCGACCAGCTCCTCGTCCGGGGCGAACCGCCAGAAACGGCCGACAAGTGTCGCCGCGTCGTGGTCGTCCCCCGCGAGCGCGACGGCCTGGGCCACCAGGCGCTCCGCGTTGGGGACGGGTTCGTCGAGCTCGGCGTCCTCCACGTCGTCGGCCAGCGCCTCGGCTGGCAGACCCAGATCGTAGATGGTGTCGATGCTCGACCCGGTCAGCCCGGTGACTCCCGTGTCGAGCCGGCCGTAGCCGTCCCCGTCGGTCGCCGAATCGAAGCTGTCATCGTCCCGGCCGGAGTCATCCTGCCGGAGGTCGGGTTCCGGTTTGATCGCCGGACGCCGGTCCATCGGTGCCACTCCCCTCGACCCACCGCGTTGTGGGTCACTCTGCCGCCCAGCCTAGGCCCTGCCGTTGTGCGCCTTCGTCGGCGGACCACTGGCCAGACGTCCGGATCGGGACTTTGTCCTTTCACCCGTTGCGGGTCCGAGGTTGGCCGGCTGCGGGATACCCCGCCACGCGATGTTCATCACACGGGCGGGGCCCGTCTTTGAGCGCGGCCGAGCACCTGGGGGACGTTGGGGACGCTGTTCGCGTACTACCGTGCGAGGGCAGTCC comes from Micromonospora vinacea and encodes:
- a CDS encoding class F sortase; the encoded protein is MTTTPAGGRHGKPWRAAGTAVVVTLAMIGAGMIGASLKTTPTPRPPQPLAQAGPEVTPPAGTADDAPAVDGQPAGQAAAGLARSAPTSIEIPRIGVDATIMSLGTNPDGTVQVPPLDKADQAGWYEPGASPGETGNAVIVGHVDSAVLGPAVFFDLGALTPGDTVTVRRADGVPATFTVDSVKSYPKTAFPTELVYGPSDRPSLRVVTCGGQFDEAAKSYPDNIVVFATLAA
- a CDS encoding NAD-glutamate dehydrogenase, whose translation is MDRRPAIKPEPDLRQDDSGRDDDSFDSATDGDGYGRLDTGVTGLTGSSIDTIYDLGLPAEALADDVEDAELDEPVPNAERLVAQAVALAGDDHDAATLVGRFWRFAPDEELVGFTAEEMLDAARAHRDLAQQRVPGELKLRIHEPHADQHHTVVEIVTDDMPFLVDSVTALLNSYHLDVHLLVHPLVVVRREPLGRLTEVSADVEPDDAIAGDIIESWMRIEIDPVRDAAERDRLRRELQRVLTDVREAVEDWPKMRQRALELADELASARTSDNRPPVPEKDITDSVELLRWLAQDHFTFLGYREYRLVDAGGGDAADPVDGKALEAVLGTGLGILRSDSPDARSLASMTPEAHEKVLEKRLLIITKANSRATVHRSAYLDYIGFKIFNADGDVIGERRFLGLFSTAAYRTSVRELPVVRRKVAEVLDRSGLSQRSHSGKDLIQILETYPRDELFQIKTDDLYHAVVGVLRMAGRRQLRVFLRRDAYGRFISCLIYLPRDRFTTQNRLRMQDILLRELNGVGVDYTTRVTESMLARVHFIVRTDPTRPPGDIDADLLAEELADATRLWDDDYRLVLERKLGDEQAKHLFTRYADAFPEGYKDGHTPYEAMKDLAKLELLEEPGQLEMHLFRKQLAPRPGTRVPGADLAEAMDVRFKVYRYGEPMMLSAVLPVLHSLGVRVVDEHPYEVDRIDGRVYLYDFGLMLPEGHHELAEVRPHVENAFAAAWRGEAEVDRFNELVLRGGLTWRQVVVLRAYAKYLRQAGTVFSQDYMEQTFIAYPKLAALLVELFETRFAPGESSTEQRQQRSGELVETIRGALDDVASLDQDRILRSYLTLIEATLRTSFYQKRADGRPKAYVAFKLDPQAIPDLPAPRPKFEIFVYSPRFEGVHLRFGPVARGGLRWSDRREDFRTEVLGLVKAQMVKNTVIVPVGAKGGFVLKQKPGDRDEAVACYQEFVGAMLDVTDNIVSGQIVPPEDVVRHDGDDPYLVVAADKGTATFSDIANEISKAHNFWMGDAFASGGSAGYDHKKMGITARGAWESVKRHFRELGLDTQTQDFTVVGVGDMSGDVFGNGMLLSEHIRLVAAFDHRHIFLDPEPDAATSYAERRRLFDLPRSSWEDYNPELISAGGGIFPRTAKSIPITPQVRAAIGLDDDVTQLSPQDLMKAIVTAPVDLFWNGGIGTYVKASTQTNAEVGDKSNDAIRVDGRSLRCRVAGEGGNLGWTQLGRIEYALTGGRIYTDFIDNAAGVDTSDHEVNIKILLNTAVADGELTMADRDELLAGMTDEVAELVLRDNYDQARAINNAQAQAASLLPVHRRMINELERSGGLDRALEALPPDEELAVRSESGLTAPEFAVLLAYVKIVLEREILTEGLADEEWTTDVLVNYFPTPMRERFADRMGRHRLRRDIVTTVLVNEAINRGGISFIFRVVEETAASAADVIRAYVVVSEVFGLRDLWDAIEALDNKVAPELQTSVYLDTRRLLDRAVRWLVSNRRSPIDVPAEIARLRDGVTRLLPGLEELFYGNERQGIAAHMDSMTERGLPRELAERATRLMYSFGLMDVVETANASGRDVSEVASVYFVLSDLFRVDSLLSKISLLPREDRWQTLARMALRYDLYAALAALTAEVLDSTPGDLPPHERVQQWEQSNATSIHRARRAMGEFDESRADLAALSVLLRQIRTLVRTSAAA